From a region of the Armatimonadota bacterium genome:
- a CDS encoding DUF559 domain-containing protein, whose protein sequence is MSASEDVLWEGIRKKRTGFSFRRQVPIGPYVLDFYCAEAALCVEVDGEQHLQRQELDAARDAFLRSRGIETLRITSLDLFEETRILRLRWIERIQRLCERRSGRLASDLRKRRTRLSESDGSSTP, encoded by the coding sequence ATGTCTGCAAGCGAAGACGTGCTTTGGGAGGGGATTCGAAAGAAAAGAACCGGATTCTCCTTTCGCCGTCAAGTGCCGATCGGGCCATACGTACTTGATTTCTATTGCGCAGAGGCTGCCCTGTGCGTTGAGGTCGATGGCGAGCAACACCTACAGCGCCAAGAACTAGATGCCGCGCGCGATGCGTTTCTGAGATCGAGGGGTATCGAGACTTTGCGGATTACGAGCTTAGATCTCTTTGAAGAAACACGCATCCTACGGCTAAGGTGGATTGAGAGGATTCAGCGGCTGTGCGAAAGGCGGAGCGGACGCCTGGCGAGCGACTTGCGCAAGCGCCGAACTCGTTTGAGCGAATCCGACGGTTCCTCCACCCCCTAG
- a CDS encoding GNAT family N-acetyltransferase, whose product MTICPTLTTDRLVLRELHEEDRAVVQAYWADERFLAFYPPDRLSPEYCDETIDSALTALAEFPRMGHHWAITLNGETVGLIRLELSKRNSTGDIGYELAPDHWGNGYATEALQEVVRFGFEELELHRLCAWAYDRNKASQRVLLKAGFTHEGAMRKKCSWGDDWVDDLIYGLLVDEWITSSPSSILAQRNGGGG is encoded by the coding sequence GTGACTATCTGCCCGACTTTGACGACCGACCGGCTCGTCCTCCGTGAGCTGCACGAAGAGGACAGAGCCGTCGTCCAAGCGTACTGGGCCGACGAGCGGTTCCTCGCTTTCTACCCCCCGGACCGCCTCTCGCCAGAATACTGCGACGAGACGATCGACTCCGCTCTCACTGCGCTAGCGGAGTTCCCGCGCATGGGGCATCATTGGGCGATCACTTTGAACGGCGAGACGGTCGGCCTCATCCGCCTCGAACTCTCCAAGCGAAACTCGACCGGCGACATCGGCTACGAGCTAGCTCCGGACCACTGGGGCAACGGCTACGCGACCGAGGCGTTACAAGAGGTCGTCCGATTCGGCTTCGAAGAGCTGGAGCTCCACCGCCTCTGCGCCTGGGCGTACGACCGGAACAAGGCCTCGCAGCGGGTGCTCCTAAAGGCAGGCTTCACACACGAGGGAGCCATGCGCAAAAAGTGCAGCTGGGGCGACGACTGGGTGGACGACCTCATCTATGGGTTGCTCGTCGACGAGTGGATCACTAGTTCCCCCTCCTCCATTCTTGCGCAGCGAAATGGAGGAGGGGGCTAG
- the sigZ gene encoding RNA polymerase sigma factor SigZ codes for MSDRTEQVWKRHRAAVHGFILGRVNDASVAEDLLQEVFVRVHARIGTLKEEDSLKAWLYQIARNAIIDHYRSEKKSSELAQSFVAADDQADRSEQEALAECVLPFVEQLPEPYREAVMLSEIEGMSQVDLAKKLGLSPSGARSRVQRGRAKIKEMLLDCCEFEFDSRGTVIGYERREPCDCEEC; via the coding sequence ATGTCAGACCGCACCGAGCAAGTCTGGAAGAGGCACCGAGCAGCGGTGCACGGATTCATCCTCGGGCGCGTCAACGACGCGAGTGTCGCTGAGGACCTGTTGCAGGAAGTGTTCGTGCGAGTCCACGCTCGCATCGGGACTCTCAAGGAGGAGGACAGCCTGAAGGCGTGGCTCTACCAGATTGCGCGGAACGCGATCATCGACCACTACCGCAGCGAGAAAAAATCCAGTGAGTTGGCACAATCGTTCGTTGCAGCGGACGACCAAGCGGACAGAAGTGAGCAAGAGGCGCTGGCCGAGTGCGTCCTCCCGTTTGTCGAACAGTTGCCGGAGCCGTACCGCGAGGCGGTCATGCTGTCGGAGATCGAGGGCATGAGCCAGGTCGATCTGGCGAAAAAGCTCGGGCTGTCCCCCTCCGGCGCGAGGTCCCGTGTCCAAAGAGGGCGCGCCAAGATCAAGGAGATGCTGCTCGACTGCTGCGAGTTCGAGTTCGATTCGCGCGGGACGGTGATCGGCTACGAGCGCCGCGAGCCGTGTGATTGCGAAGAGTGCTAG
- the arsM gene encoding arsenite methyltransferase, whose product MSTVEKDKIRRNVREDYANIATDGGACCDSSCCSPDGMGYTADDRASVPDGADLGLGCGNPQAIASLKPGETVIDLGSGGGFDCFLAARAVGETGRVIGVDMTPEMVSKARENAVRAEANNVEFRLGEIENLPVADDTADVVMSNCVINLSPDKSRVFDEALRVLKPGGRLAIYDLIAIAPLPKELKDDRRLYSACIAGAINREQIEGLLSQSGFTQIKITPANDSWCGETQHVVSASIEAVKP is encoded by the coding sequence ATGTCAACAGTAGAAAAAGACAAGATCAGACGGAACGTGCGCGAGGACTACGCGAATATCGCAACGGACGGAGGAGCGTGCTGCGATTCGAGTTGCTGCAGTCCAGACGGCATGGGGTACACGGCCGACGACAGGGCGTCTGTGCCCGACGGCGCCGATTTGGGACTTGGATGCGGCAACCCACAGGCGATCGCATCGCTCAAACCCGGCGAGACAGTAATCGACCTGGGCAGCGGGGGCGGCTTCGACTGCTTTCTGGCGGCGCGCGCTGTCGGCGAAACTGGCCGCGTGATCGGCGTGGACATGACCCCGGAGATGGTATCGAAGGCTCGCGAAAACGCCGTTCGAGCTGAGGCGAACAACGTCGAGTTCCGTCTTGGCGAGATCGAGAACTTGCCTGTCGCCGACGACACCGCAGACGTCGTGATGTCGAACTGCGTCATCAACCTGTCGCCCGATAAATCCCGCGTGTTCGACGAAGCGCTTCGCGTGCTGAAACCCGGAGGCCGGCTGGCGATCTACGACCTGATCGCGATCGCGCCGCTGCCAAAAGAACTGAAAGACGACCGCAGACTATATTCGGCCTGCATCGCCGGAGCGATCAACCGCGAGCAGATCGAAGGGCTGTTGTCGCAGTCGGGGTTTACGCAGATCAAGATCACGCCAGCGAACGACTCCTGGTGCGGCGAGACGCAGCACGTCGTCTCCGCCAGCATCGAGGCCGTCAAGCCGTAG
- a CDS encoding actin-binding WH2 domain-containing protein, whose product MVDLGAPFRILQDRAGFFDEVKNVENLWQRNLSLLLSASLYFAIYGALMGGYSGWGQALSAAVKLPILYVLTAAICLPALYVLNLLFGAKQNLAQHVMVILGTLAITGVLLLGFAPITAFFLMTADHYQFFKLLNVSILAATALFGVTFFHRGMLALTDQDAGDKKARRRILILWIFLFAFVGSQLGWTVRPFFGAPDLPFEIIREVGGNFYVNVLEAIGEVFGFN is encoded by the coding sequence ATGGTGGATCTAGGGGCTCCTTTTCGAATTCTCCAGGACAGGGCAGGCTTCTTTGACGAAGTCAAGAACGTCGAGAACCTGTGGCAGAGGAACCTGTCGCTTCTTCTGTCCGCTTCCCTGTACTTCGCGATTTACGGCGCGCTCATGGGCGGGTACTCCGGCTGGGGGCAAGCCCTCAGCGCAGCGGTCAAGCTGCCCATCCTCTACGTGCTGACGGCCGCGATCTGTCTGCCGGCGCTGTACGTCCTCAACCTGCTCTTCGGGGCGAAGCAGAACCTCGCCCAACACGTGATGGTCATCCTGGGCACCCTCGCCATAACCGGCGTGCTTCTTCTCGGCTTCGCGCCTATCACGGCGTTCTTTCTGATGACCGCGGATCACTACCAGTTCTTCAAGCTGCTAAACGTCTCGATACTCGCTGCGACCGCTCTGTTCGGCGTGACGTTCTTCCATCGGGGGATGCTCGCGCTCACCGATCAGGACGCGGGCGACAAGAAGGCGCGCAGGCGTATCTTGATCCTTTGGATCTTCCTTTTCGCGTTCGTCGGCAGCCAACTCGGCTGGACTGTGCGGCCTTTCTTCGGAGCGCCCGACCTGCCGTTTGAAATCATCCGCGAGGTCGGCGGGAACTTCTACGTCAACGTACTCGAGGCGATCGGCGAGGTGTTCGGTTTCAACTAG
- the lpdA gene encoding dihydrolipoyl dehydrogenase, producing MAKDNFDADIIVIGAGPGGYVAAIRAAQLGASVTVVEKEYLGGTCLNWGCIPSKVMIAGVERLNDVKNAAKLGVIVKGEVEIDFQAYSDRRDKIVETLRSGVGFLFKKNKITHVEGFAKFIDGNTVEVEKDGKKTKLRAKNFILAMGSSVIILKIPGLKGGRDEGIWTSDDAVTAPYVPKSMLVLGGGAVGVEFGYVFNGLGTEVTIVEMLPSLIPMMDADLGKELTKLMARQGNTVKVSASLDKVVKTKKGWKCHVTADGKTEVTEVEVILLGVGRKACTDGMDLEKIGVKLHKGGVEVVDDTLKTHAPNVYAIGDVTGRIQLAHVASAEGIRVATNIVKGESREMEYNAVPNCVYTVPEVASVGLTEEEARTKGFDVTIGKSNFRTLGKAMASAHIDGFVKVVCDKKYGEVLGVHMIGSHVTDMIHEGVAAIKLEATLDYMAEMIHAHPTMSEAVLEAFEDAHGLAIHK from the coding sequence ATGGCCAAAGACAACTTTGACGCAGACATCATCGTGATCGGAGCTGGCCCCGGCGGATACGTCGCCGCCATCCGCGCCGCCCAACTCGGCGCAAGCGTGACCGTCGTCGAGAAGGAGTATCTCGGAGGTACCTGCCTGAACTGGGGGTGCATCCCGAGCAAGGTGATGATCGCGGGCGTCGAGCGCCTCAACGACGTCAAGAACGCCGCCAAGCTCGGCGTGATCGTGAAGGGCGAGGTCGAGATCGACTTCCAGGCTTACTCCGACCGGCGCGACAAGATCGTCGAAACCCTGCGCAGCGGCGTCGGGTTCCTCTTCAAGAAGAACAAGATCACACACGTCGAAGGGTTCGCGAAGTTCATCGACGGCAACACCGTCGAGGTCGAGAAGGATGGCAAGAAGACGAAGCTTCGCGCCAAGAACTTCATCCTGGCGATGGGGTCGAGCGTCATCATTCTCAAGATCCCGGGGCTGAAGGGCGGCCGCGACGAAGGAATCTGGACCAGCGACGACGCTGTCACCGCGCCCTACGTGCCGAAGAGCATGCTCGTGCTCGGCGGCGGGGCGGTCGGGGTCGAGTTCGGCTACGTCTTCAACGGGCTCGGCACAGAGGTGACGATCGTGGAGATGCTGCCGAGCCTCATCCCGATGATGGACGCCGACCTCGGCAAGGAGCTGACCAAGCTCATGGCCCGCCAGGGCAACACCGTCAAGGTCAGCGCCTCGCTCGACAAGGTCGTGAAGACCAAGAAGGGCTGGAAGTGCCACGTCACCGCCGACGGCAAGACCGAGGTGACCGAGGTCGAGGTGATCCTGCTCGGCGTCGGGCGCAAGGCGTGCACCGACGGCATGGACCTCGAGAAGATCGGCGTGAAGCTGCACAAGGGCGGCGTCGAGGTCGTCGACGACACGCTGAAGACGCACGCGCCGAACGTCTATGCGATCGGCGACGTCACCGGACGCATCCAGCTCGCGCACGTCGCCAGCGCCGAAGGCATCCGGGTGGCGACCAACATCGTCAAAGGCGAAAGCCGCGAGATGGAGTACAACGCCGTGCCGAACTGCGTCTACACCGTCCCCGAGGTCGCTTCAGTCGGCCTGACCGAGGAGGAGGCAAGGACCAAGGGGTTCGACGTTACGATCGGCAAATCCAACTTCCGCACGCTCGGCAAAGCGATGGCCAGCGCACACATCGACGGATTCGTCAAGGTCGTTTGCGACAAGAAGTACGGCGAGGTTCTTGGCGTCCACATGATCGGCTCGCACGTCACCGACATGATCCACGAGGGCGTCGCCGCGATCAAGCTCGAAGCGACGCTCGACTACATGGCCGAGATGATCCACGCCCACCCGACGATGAGCGAGGCCGTGCTGGAGGCGTTCGAAGACGCCCACGGCCTGGCGATTCACAAATGA
- a CDS encoding response regulator, with translation MKCPDDVGGDSAARGLHVRFGEGSALGSFVMDSDGQFIKVDDVFSGMLGVRLDDLDGHDWMANLTPEDRASVSTAIQDGLAARKPFAVEFDGSIGDGAAIACCLRAAPIFNGEEFIGFAGTVEDLTERRQLELACEQARLQADEANLEKSRLLAQVGREFRTRLNTMLGFAQVLEMEAATDRQRDFVEKIRRAGSYLLSLIDGVVDLGKIESQTLDLRAEPVLLSTAIQEVTDAIKPLAHERAVRIDVGVDSLKGIYVAADRRRLRQVLITILENAVKYNKLEGTVKISGEVDLSGTYKLSISDTGVGIPADKVAKLFTPFERLGSDSSSDAGTGLSLAISSRLVNAMDGTLEVDSVEGTGSTFTLGLRCIDGTSAFKDDDETRLEQLYFDGEPAATKILLIEDDELNIRLIETIFQRHSSCKLQVAMTGVLGLELALTERPDVILLDVNLPDVSGTGLIEKLRAERSLTETAIIVISADAAEKQIKKFLDSGADQYLTKPIVVSELLRAIEAQLQPT, from the coding sequence ATGAAGTGTCCTGACGACGTTGGCGGCGATAGCGCAGCCCGTGGGTTGCACGTGAGGTTCGGCGAGGGTTCAGCACTCGGCTCCTTCGTGATGGATTCAGACGGGCAGTTCATCAAAGTCGACGACGTGTTCTCGGGCATGCTAGGAGTGCGTCTGGACGATCTGGACGGCCACGATTGGATGGCAAACCTCACCCCCGAAGACCGAGCATCGGTCAGCACAGCCATTCAAGACGGTTTGGCAGCTCGCAAACCGTTCGCCGTAGAGTTCGACGGTTCCATAGGAGACGGCGCTGCTATAGCATGCTGCCTTCGCGCAGCCCCCATCTTCAACGGAGAGGAGTTTATCGGTTTCGCCGGAACGGTTGAGGACCTGACGGAGCGACGCCAACTCGAACTGGCCTGCGAACAGGCGCGTCTTCAGGCGGACGAGGCCAACCTTGAGAAGAGCAGGTTGTTGGCGCAGGTCGGCAGGGAGTTCCGCACTCGGCTCAATACGATGCTCGGGTTTGCACAAGTGTTGGAGATGGAGGCTGCGACCGACCGTCAGCGGGACTTCGTCGAGAAGATTCGTCGTGCGGGGAGCTATCTGCTGTCGCTCATCGATGGAGTCGTGGATCTCGGTAAGATCGAGTCGCAAACGCTGGACCTGCGAGCCGAGCCCGTGTTGCTCAGCACTGCGATTCAAGAGGTTACGGACGCCATAAAACCGTTGGCCCACGAGCGCGCAGTGCGGATCGACGTTGGGGTTGATTCGCTCAAGGGCATCTACGTCGCGGCTGACCGGCGGAGACTGCGACAAGTGCTGATCACGATCTTGGAAAACGCCGTAAAGTACAACAAGCTGGAAGGCACAGTCAAGATCAGTGGCGAGGTCGACCTTTCCGGAACCTACAAACTGTCGATCTCTGACACCGGCGTCGGCATTCCCGCGGACAAAGTCGCGAAGCTGTTCACACCGTTTGAACGACTTGGCTCAGACTCTAGCTCAGATGCCGGCACCGGCCTTAGCCTCGCCATCTCCTCGCGGCTCGTGAACGCGATGGATGGAACGCTTGAGGTCGATTCGGTGGAGGGTACAGGTTCAACGTTTACGCTCGGTCTAAGATGCATAGATGGCACATCGGCGTTCAAGGACGACGATGAGACGCGTCTAGAGCAGCTCTACTTCGACGGTGAGCCGGCAGCAACGAAGATCCTGTTGATCGAAGATGACGAGCTGAACATTCGACTGATCGAGACGATCTTCCAGCGCCATAGCAGTTGCAAACTTCAAGTGGCTATGACCGGGGTTCTAGGCCTCGAACTTGCCTTGACTGAGCGTCCAGACGTGATCCTGCTGGACGTGAACCTTCCGGACGTATCCGGCACCGGACTGATCGAGAAGCTTCGGGCCGAGCGGTCTTTGACAGAGACGGCGATCATCGTGATCAGCGCGGATGCGGCGGAGAAACAGATCAAGAAGTTCCTTGATTCCGGAGCAGACCAGTACCTTACCAAGCCGATCGTCGTCTCTGAATTGCTGCGTGCGATCGAGGCGCAGTTGCAACCGACTTAG
- a CDS encoding response regulator, which yields MINVPDSLKSMCVFVIDDEATNRLLLERFLMEAGFNNIVCIGDPNQVIEMMTETTPDIVILDLHMPGRDGFSLLQEIRERHPAWNQIPILVFTADVNRETRQKALDMGANDFLAKPGDAVEIALRVRNFLRTRQLYLELERHSLDLEAKVQERTLELSRATEDSLWRLARASEYRDDTTGEHTLRVGVLSAFIADELGMSREEVEMIRRAAPLHDIGKIGIPDSILLKRGKLSDDEMDVVKSHVKIGVGLLAGSSSNLMRLAATIAGTHHEKWDGTGYPNRVVGEEIPIVGRIVAVADVFDALTHDRPYKNAWSREDAVKEIRRLSGTHFDPRVADAFSRVVGKFAEEMLV from the coding sequence ATGATCAATGTTCCAGACAGTCTGAAGAGCATGTGCGTCTTCGTCATCGACGACGAGGCGACGAACAGATTGCTCCTGGAGCGGTTTCTGATGGAGGCGGGTTTTAACAACATCGTCTGCATCGGCGACCCTAACCAGGTCATCGAAATGATGACTGAGACAACCCCAGACATCGTCATTCTCGATCTCCACATGCCGGGGCGCGACGGCTTTTCGCTGCTGCAGGAGATTCGCGAGCGGCACCCGGCCTGGAACCAGATTCCGATCCTGGTGTTCACGGCTGACGTGAACCGGGAGACCCGTCAGAAGGCGCTGGACATGGGGGCGAACGATTTTCTCGCGAAACCCGGCGACGCGGTTGAGATCGCCTTGCGCGTGCGCAATTTCCTTCGCACGAGGCAGCTGTACCTCGAGCTGGAGCGGCACAGCCTCGACCTCGAGGCGAAGGTCCAGGAGAGAACTTTAGAGCTGTCCAGAGCGACGGAGGACTCCTTGTGGCGCCTCGCGCGCGCATCGGAGTATCGGGACGACACCACTGGGGAGCACACTTTGCGCGTCGGCGTGCTGTCAGCGTTCATCGCCGATGAGCTCGGCATGAGCCGCGAGGAAGTCGAGATGATCCGTCGAGCAGCGCCGCTTCACGATATCGGAAAGATCGGGATTCCTGACAGCATCCTGCTCAAGCGCGGCAAGCTCAGCGATGACGAGATGGACGTGGTGAAATCGCACGTCAAGATCGGCGTCGGCCTGCTTGCTGGCAGCAGCTCCAATCTGATGCGACTCGCCGCGACCATAGCGGGCACCCACCATGAAAAGTGGGACGGGACCGGGTATCCCAACCGGGTTGTTGGCGAGGAGATTCCTATCGTGGGGCGAATCGTAGCGGTGGCCGACGTTTTCGACGCGCTCACCCACGACCGACCTTACAAAAACGCCTGGTCGCGCGAGGATGCAGTCAAAGAAATCAGGAGGCTCTCTGGCACACACTTCGATCCTCGCGTGGCAGACGCGTTCAGCCGCGTAGTCGGCAAATTCGCCGAAGAGATGTTGGTCTAG
- a CDS encoding class I fructose-bisphosphate aldolase: MATISTAGKSSVEAILGADAADLLTHRCKTIDKSSLHLPGPDFINQVVAASDRNNQTLRSFAQLFDHGRLAGTGYLSILPVDQGIEHSAGASFAPNPEYFDPENLVRLAMEGGCNAIASTLGVLGSVSRKYAHRIPFIVKLNHNELMTYPNDFDQIMFAQVEQAWDMGAVAVGATIYFGSQESGRQIVDVSQAFAMAHELGMVTVLWCYLRNSAFKKDKDYHGAADMTGQANHLGVTIEADIIKQKLPDCNAGFKALNTGDSSYGKLDERIYTELTTDHPIDLTRYQLANCYMGRAGMINSGGASGSNDLQDAVMTAVINKRAGGMGLISGRKAFQKPMAEGVQLLNAIQDVYLCEDVTIA; this comes from the coding sequence ATGGCCACGATTTCAACTGCTGGCAAGTCAAGTGTCGAGGCGATCTTGGGGGCGGACGCTGCCGACCTCTTAACGCACCGCTGCAAAACGATCGATAAGAGTTCTCTGCACCTGCCCGGGCCGGATTTCATCAATCAGGTCGTTGCCGCTAGCGACCGAAACAACCAGACCCTTCGCAGCTTTGCGCAACTCTTCGACCATGGCCGCCTGGCCGGGACGGGGTACCTGAGCATCCTGCCTGTCGATCAAGGGATCGAGCACAGCGCCGGCGCCAGCTTCGCACCCAACCCCGAGTACTTCGATCCGGAGAACTTGGTTCGGCTGGCGATGGAAGGCGGCTGCAACGCGATCGCGTCGACTCTGGGCGTGCTGGGATCGGTGTCGAGAAAGTACGCGCACAGGATTCCGTTCATCGTCAAGCTCAACCACAACGAGTTGATGACGTACCCGAACGACTTCGACCAGATCATGTTCGCGCAAGTAGAGCAAGCCTGGGACATGGGCGCGGTCGCAGTCGGAGCGACCATCTACTTCGGGTCACAGGAATCGGGGAGGCAGATCGTGGACGTGAGTCAGGCGTTCGCCATGGCGCACGAACTCGGCATGGTGACTGTGCTCTGGTGCTACCTGCGCAACAGCGCGTTCAAGAAGGACAAAGACTATCACGGGGCGGCTGACATGACCGGGCAGGCGAACCACCTCGGCGTCACGATCGAGGCTGACATCATCAAACAGAAGCTGCCCGACTGCAACGCAGGATTCAAGGCGCTGAACACCGGCGATTCCAGCTACGGCAAGCTCGACGAACGGATTTACACGGAGCTGACGACCGACCACCCAATCGATTTGACGCGCTACCAACTCGCTAACTGCTACATGGGTCGCGCGGGGATGATCAACTCGGGTGGGGCCAGCGGAAGCAACGACCTTCAAGACGCGGTCATGACCGCGGTCATCAACAAGCGGGCTGGCGGCATGGGGCTCATCTCCGGGCGAAAGGCGTTCCAGAAGCCGATGGCGGAAGGCGTGCAGTTGCTGAACGCGATCCAGGACGTGTATCTGTGCGAAGACGTCACGATCGCTTAG
- a CDS encoding TolC family protein, with translation MAASLSAGQSNVEAGQELTVEMALALARANNGVVRAAFLNYQAARSNALIAGSAYWPTVIPSFQYDTNRLNAYTGPSVGAFDSVTSAAMLTANWQIVDSGERSANYSRATASRDSSEFNALRTLRTTLFDVHRSFYDALRADELLQVRNAQLERAEGILKQTEAFVEAGASARKDTLQAKADALNAKATELAARNRVTTSRAELKAIVGIPRDQQLPSLQSTDPSEVERFATGLVDEIEFGLANRADLMSRRKDVAAARSSVRLARVLTGVTWSLDARHVRAFSPDPFDQSFLILQASFPLFDGQRSREALRASKLGMEATEELLTQAERNVVAEIESSYKEFDQNIDRLGASKLALEAALINYQAVFESRKAGASELIELLTAQVSLTTAESNYIEAYYDTLISQVQLRLATGRGMPGEESQ, from the coding sequence ATGGCGGCCAGCCTCAGCGCTGGCCAGTCGAACGTTGAAGCTGGCCAGGAGCTGACGGTTGAGATGGCTCTAGCGCTGGCAAGGGCGAACAACGGCGTAGTCAGGGCGGCGTTCCTGAACTACCAGGCGGCTAGATCGAACGCCCTCATCGCGGGCTCGGCGTACTGGCCGACGGTCATTCCGAGCTTCCAGTACGACACGAATCGGCTGAACGCCTACACCGGCCCGTCTGTCGGAGCGTTCGACTCGGTGACCTCCGCCGCGATGCTCACCGCCAATTGGCAGATCGTCGACAGCGGAGAGCGCAGCGCGAACTACAGTCGCGCTACTGCCTCGAGAGACTCAAGTGAGTTCAACGCACTGCGCACGCTCCGAACAACGCTGTTCGACGTGCATCGCAGCTTTTACGACGCTCTTCGCGCCGACGAGCTGTTGCAGGTCAGGAACGCGCAGTTGGAGAGGGCGGAAGGGATTCTAAAGCAGACCGAGGCGTTCGTCGAGGCTGGCGCGTCGGCGAGGAAGGACACGTTGCAGGCCAAGGCGGACGCGCTGAACGCGAAGGCGACCGAGCTGGCTGCGCGCAATCGCGTCACGACTTCCCGAGCGGAGTTGAAGGCGATCGTGGGCATTCCAAGAGACCAGCAGCTGCCGTCTCTGCAAAGCACAGATCCATCCGAGGTCGAGCGTTTTGCCACGGGCCTTGTCGACGAGATCGAGTTCGGCCTGGCGAACCGCGCTGATCTGATGTCTCGAAGAAAGGACGTGGCGGCTGCTCGGTCGAGCGTTCGGCTGGCGCGGGTTCTGACCGGCGTTACTTGGAGCCTCGATGCGCGGCACGTACGGGCGTTCTCCCCAGACCCGTTCGACCAGTCGTTCCTCATTCTCCAGGCGTCGTTCCCGCTGTTCGACGGCCAGCGCTCCCGGGAGGCTCTGCGCGCCAGCAAATTGGGAATGGAAGCGACCGAGGAGCTGCTGACCCAGGCTGAGCGCAACGTAGTAGCTGAGATCGAATCATCGTACAAGGAGTTCGATCAGAACATCGATCGGCTGGGGGCGTCGAAGCTCGCGCTGGAGGCTGCGCTCATTAACTATCAAGCGGTGTTCGAATCCCGCAAGGCAGGGGCGTCAGAACTGATCGAGCTGCTGACGGCTCAGGTGAGCCTGACGACAGCCGAGTCGAATTACATCGAAGCGTATTACGACACGCTTATTTCGCAGGTCCAGCTCCGACTGGCGACCGGGCGAGGAATGCCAGGAGAGGAATCGCAGTGA
- a CDS encoding ABC transporter ATP-binding protein produces MGDMVVHALRDVSLKIMRGDFVAIMGPSGSGKSTFMNMAGFLDRATSGEVFVDGISVKGATENELAEMRNRYIGFVFQSFNLLPRTTALKNVELPLLYASVNNRTERAKAAIERVGLTSRIKHRPGELSGGEQQRVAIARAIVNDPLIIFADEPTGNLDTRTSAEIMALFQELNDQGKTIVVVTHEADIAGHCKRIIRFKDGRIESDTLVESPTSAMDTLAGLPEEETVA; encoded by the coding sequence ATGGGCGATATGGTCGTGCACGCTCTCCGAGACGTTAGCCTGAAGATCATGAGAGGCGATTTCGTTGCCATCATGGGCCCGTCCGGTTCCGGCAAGTCCACGTTCATGAACATGGCCGGATTTCTTGATCGCGCAACGAGCGGCGAGGTGTTCGTCGACGGCATATCGGTCAAGGGCGCGACGGAGAACGAACTCGCGGAGATGCGCAACCGGTACATCGGGTTCGTGTTTCAGTCCTTCAACCTCTTGCCGAGGACGACCGCGCTGAAGAATGTCGAGCTACCGCTGCTGTACGCCAGCGTTAACAATCGAACTGAACGGGCCAAGGCTGCTATTGAAAGGGTCGGACTTACGTCTCGCATCAAACACAGGCCGGGCGAACTGTCGGGCGGTGAGCAGCAGCGGGTGGCGATCGCGCGGGCGATCGTCAACGACCCGCTGATAATCTTTGCCGACGAACCGACGGGAAACCTCGACACCCGCACATCGGCCGAGATCATGGCGCTGTTCCAAGAATTAAACGACCAGGGGAAGACGATCGTAGTGGTCACGCACGAGGCGGATATAGCCGGGCACTGCAAGCGAATCATTCGGTTTAAAGACGGGCGAATCGAGTCGGATACGCTCGTAGAGAGCCCGACCAGCGCCATGGATACCCTCGCTGGACTGCCGGAAGAAGAGACCGTCGCGTGA
- a CDS encoding YbaN family protein, whose translation MKIGRLAFTALGLILVGIGFVGVFLPGLPTTIFMILALYCFKKGSARWEAWLLKNKVFGPTLMDWEQNKAIKRRTKVIAVTTMWVFAGASIFMIGNVWATLAIVGACAWATWYIISRKTAAPSSASSTPTDPHRLIA comes from the coding sequence ATGAAGATCGGACGCTTAGCATTCACAGCCCTCGGCCTCATCCTCGTAGGAATAGGTTTCGTCGGCGTGTTTCTTCCCGGATTGCCGACGACGATCTTCATGATCTTGGCCCTGTACTGCTTCAAGAAGGGCAGCGCCCGTTGGGAGGCTTGGCTCTTGAAAAACAAGGTGTTCGGGCCGACGCTGATGGACTGGGAGCAGAACAAGGCGATCAAGCGGAGAACGAAAGTGATCGCCGTCACGACGATGTGGGTTTTCGCTGGCGCGTCGATCTTCATGATCGGCAACGTGTGGGCGACCCTGGCGATCGTTGGGGCGTGTGCCTGGGCGACCTGGTACATCATCAGTCGCAAGACGGCTGCGCCATCGAGCGCTAGCTCAACGCCGACCGATCCTCACCGATTGATCGCGTAG